One genomic window of Glycine soja cultivar W05 chromosome 9, ASM419377v2, whole genome shotgun sequence includes the following:
- the LOC114368524 gene encoding dehydration-responsive element-binding protein 3-like, with amino-acid sequence MDFGNAEKTCDVDCVVEKAKSSGSHRDTVISEKAKRKRQSAFRGVRKRSWGRYVSEIRLPGQKTRIWLGSFGSPEMAARAYDSAAFFLKGTSATLNFPDLVHSLPRPLSSSRRDIQSAAAEAALHSPPPKEEQESIFTSTTTSSFHDVMEAPLMSPLRVDSTFGDFSWDQLFDFNDDILIVGSTSATLVP; translated from the exons ATGGATTTTGGAAATGCGGAAAAAACGTGTGATGTTGACTGTGTTGTTGAAAAAGCAAAATCCAGTGGGAGCCACAGAGATACAGT CATCAGTGAGAAAGCCAAAAGGAAGCGCCAATCTGCATTCCGCGGAGTGCGCAAACGCAGCTGGGGACGCTACGTCTCTGAGATAAGGCTCCCGGGCCAGAAAACACGCATATGGCTCGGCTCCTTCGGCTCGCCTGAGATGGCGGCTCGCGCTTATGACTCCGCTGCTTTCTTCCTCAAAGGAACATCTGCCACTCTTAATTTCCCCGACCTCGTACACTCCCTGCCTCGACCTCTCTCATCTTCCCGGAGGGACATACAGTCCGCCGCAGCTGAAGCCGCTCTCCACTCTCCGCCTcccaaagaagaacaagaatCTATTTtcacttccaccaccacctcgtCCTTTCACGATGTCATGGAAGCTCCTCTTATGAGTCCCCTTAGGGTGGACTCCACTTTCGGAGATTTCTCATGGGACCAACTCTTCGATTTCAACGATGACATTCTCATCGTGGGATCAACTTCTGCCACTCTTGTCCCTTAA
- the LOC114425070 gene encoding DNA repair RAD52-like protein 1, mitochondrial, giving the protein MASACLKLRNLSRGGGAFRCGRYSKLIHAEREREEEEEEVPSSRISRPLSEILKELNKKVPDSLVKTRLQKDQDASPIRFIPWHVVNRILNLHAPEWSGEVRNITYSADAKSVSVVYRVTLYGTDAEIFRESTGTASVDDTSYGDPVQKAEAMAFRRACARFGLGLHLYHEDAS; this is encoded by the exons ATGGCATCAGCGTGTCTGAAATTGAGAAATTTGAGCAGAGGAGGAGGAGCATTTAGGTGTGGGCGTTATTCGAAGTTGATAcatgcagagagagagagagaagaagaagaagaggaggtgCCGAGTTCTAGAATCTCTAGGCCGCTCTCTGAAATACTGAAAGAGCTGAACAAGAAAGTACCGGACTCCCTCGTCAAAACCCGCCTCCAGAAAGATCAAGATGCCTCCCCCATCAGATTCATTCCCTG GCATGTTGTCAATCGCATTTTGAACTTACACGCTCCTG AGTGGTCTGGTGAGGTTCGGAATATCACCTATTCCGCCGATGCCAAGTCTGTCTCCGTTGTCTACCGAGTTACCCTTTATGGGACTGATGCTGAG ATATTTAGGGAATCAACTGGTACTGCTTCAGTAGACGACACAAGTTATGGAGATCCTGTACAGAAGGCAGAAGCAATGGCTTTTCGTAGAGCTTGTGCACGCTTTGGACTGGGGCTCCACCTTTATCATGAAGATGCATCATAA
- the LOC114367297 gene encoding GDSL esterase/lipase At1g71250, whose translation MRNRGVWEDASTATVLVLVLCSSYGIAEVKSQSQKVSGLFVFGDSLVEVGNNNFLNTIARANYFPYGIDFGRGSTGRFSNGKSLIDFIGDLLGIPSPPPFADPSTVGTRILYGVNYASASAGILDESGRHYGDRYSLSQQVLNFENTLNQYRTMMNGSALNQFLAKSIAVVVTGSNDYINNYLLPGLYGSSRNYTAQDFGNLLVNSYVRQILALHSVGLRKFFLAGIGPLGCIPSLRAAALAPTGRCVDLVNQMVGTFNEGLRSMVDQLNRNHPNAIFVYGNTYRVFGDILNNPAAFAFNVVDRACCGIGRNRGQLTCLPLQFPCTSRNQYVFWDAFHPTESATYVFAWRVVNGAPDDSYPINMQQMATI comes from the exons ATGAGGAACAGGGGTGTGTGGGAAGATGCAAGCACAGCAACAGTGCTTGTACTTGTGCTATGTTCATCGTATGGAATTGCAGAAGTAAAGTCACAGTCACAGAAGGTAtctggtttgtttgtttttggagATTCATTGGTTGAAGTAGGCAACAATAACTTCCTAAACACCATAGCAAGGGCAAATTACTTTCCTTACGGCATCGACTTCGGCAGGGGTTCCACTGGCCGATTTTCTAATGGCAAATCCCTCATTGACTTCATTG GAGACTTGCTGGGCATTCCTTCTCCTCCACCTTTTGCAGATCCCTCCACTGTTGGAACCAGAATACTTTATGGTGTCAATTATGCATCAGCTTCTGCCGGCATTCTGGATGAGTCAGGGAGACACTAT GGTGATCGGTATAGCCTGAGCCAGCAAGTCCTGAACTTTGAGAACACACTGAATCAGTATAGGACAATGATGAATGGAAGTGCATTGAATCAGTTCTTAGCCAAGTCTATAGCAGTTGTGGTAACTGGAAGCAATGACTACATCAACAACTACCTCCTGCCTGGCTTATATGGCTCCAGTCGAAATTATACTGCCCAAGACTTTGGCAATCTACTTGTTAATAGCTATGTGCGACAAATTTTG GCACTACATAGCGTAGGATTAAGGAAGTTCTTCCTAGCAGGAATTGGGCCACTGGGTTGCATCCCTAGTCTTCGAGCCGCTGCTTTAGCCCCAACAGGAAGATGCGTGGACTTGGTTAATCAGATGGTTGGAACTTTTAATGAAGGGCTTAGATCAATGGTGGACCAACTCAACAGAAACCATCCTAATGCTATCTTTGTATACGGTAACACTTACCGTGTCTTTGGTGATATCCTAAATAACCCCGCGGCCTTCG CGTTTAATGTTGTGGATAGAGCATGTTGTGGAATAGGAAGGAACCGAGGTCAACTAACATGCCTCCCATTACAATTTCCATGCACAAGCAGAAACCAGTATGTGTTTTGGGATGCCTTCCACCCAACAGAATCTGCAACTTATGTCTTCGCATGGAGAGTTGTTAATGGAGCGCCCGATGATAGTTATCCAATTAATATGCAACAAATGGCTACCATTTAA
- the LOC114425069 gene encoding eukaryotic translation initiation factor 3 subunit I-like — MRPILMKGHERPLTFLKYNRDGDLLFSCAKDHNPTVWFADNGERLGTYRGHNGAVWTCDVSRDSVRLITGSADQTAKLWDVQSGLQLYTFNFDSPARSVDFSVGDRLAVITTDPFMELSSAIHVKRIADDPTEQSGESLLLIKGPLGRINRAIWGPLNSTIISAGEDAVIRIWDSETGKLLKESDKESGHKKTVTSLAKSADGSHFLTGSLDKSARLWDTRSLTLIKTYVTERPVNAVTMSPLLDHVVIGGGQDASAVTTTDHRAGKFEAKFFDKILQEEIGGVKGHFGPINALAFNPDGKSFSSGGEDGYVRLHHFDPDYFNIKI; from the exons ATGAGACCAATTTTGATGAAAGGTCATGAGAGGCCATTGACGTTCCTGAAATACAACAGGGACGGCGATCTCCTCTTCTCCTGCGCCAAGGACCACAACCCAACCGTCTGGTTTGCCGACAATGGCGAACGCTTGGGCACTTATCGCGGCCACAACGGCGCCGTTTGGACCTGCGACGTCTCAAGAGATTCGGTTCGTCTGATCACGGGTAGTGCCGATCAGACCGCCAAGCTATGGGACGTGCAAAGCGGTCTGCAATTGTACACCTTCAATTTCGATTCCCCTGCCAGGTCCGTCGATTTCTCCGTCGGTGATAGGCTGGCCGTTATCACCACCGACCCCTTCATGGAGTTATCCTCTGCAATCCATGTCAAACGCATTGCTGACGATCCAACCGAGCAGAGTGGGGAGTCTCTGCTTCTCATTAAGGGTCCTCTGGGAAGGATAAACAGAGCTATTTGGGGACCCCTCAACAGTACCATTATTAGTGCCGGGGAAGATGCTGTTATTCGTATTTGGGATTCCGAGACCGGAAAACTGCTTAAAGAGTCCGACAAGGAATCTGGCCATAAAAAGACTGTAACTTCGCTTGCCAAGTCTGCCGATGGTTCACATTTCCTTACTGGTTCCCTTGATAAGTCTGCCAGG CTTTGGGATACTAGGTCATTGACTCTTATCAAGACCTATGTCACAGAACGCCCAGTCAATGCAGTTACCATGTCACCTCTTCTTGATCAT GTGGTTATTGGAGGTGGTCAGGATGCCTCAGCTGTTACAACTACTGATCATCGTGCTGGCAAATTCGAAGccaaattctttgacaag attcTTCAAGAAGAAATTGGGGGTGTGAAAGGCCACTTTGGACCAATTAATGCATTGGCTTTTAACCCTGAtggaaaaag ttTTTCAAGTGGAGGTGAAGATGGTTATGTACGGTTGCACCACTTCGACCCAGATTATTTCAACATCAAAATTTAG